The Musa acuminata AAA Group cultivar baxijiao chromosome BXJ1-3, Cavendish_Baxijiao_AAA, whole genome shotgun sequence genome window below encodes:
- the LOC103977068 gene encoding uncharacterized protein LOC103977068 encodes MRKVKSESWLGRMGLVRDGGRKKGGAGGGEKAAATVGVLAFEVARFMSKAVQLWHALADDRVARLRDEVLRLEGVRKLVSDDDGFLLALALAETTDALGSLARAVAGLGRRCSDPALQRFDAAFADLVKTGADPHGFEYAGRKMERKVKKMERFVAAGADLYHELEVLAELEQGLLRLLANPDAGGRHQASVADFKHKVMWQRQQVKYLREASLWVRTYDYAVRLLSRSLFSIVGRIRQVFGFPTKTEATGWSGGRRKPAARLSRSHSIAGLMPSPGHSSDGNMVRLFASGPHAVPQHETRSGPIATSSGALAGQCPPPRIGLPPPARKRHNSRTKWPVGGRTFGGCMVGGNEPAVLQSCIPMDTALRKPNVTPLTPPGADAASPETSVNMFDMIEPRFQLLNAPATTLGAAALALHYANVIIVIEKLAASPHLIGPDARDDLYSMLTTSIKAALRARLKSYAKNLASSIYDPVLAAEWSAAVTRILDWLAPLAHNTIRWQSERSFEQQSLVSNSNVLLLQTLYFADQRKAEDAITELLVGLNYLWRYGRELNAKAMLECVSSRNFDDCLQIQACPAIQDTA; translated from the coding sequence ATGAGGAAGGTGAAGTCGGAGTCGTGGCTGGGCCGCATGGGGCTCGTGCGAGATGGCGGGCGAAAGAAGGGCGGCGCGGGCGGGGGGGAGAAGGCAGCCGCCACTGTCGGCGTGCTGGCCTtcgaggttgcgcggttcatgtcCAAGGCCGTCCAGCTCTGGCACGCCCTGGCCGACGACCGCGTCGCCCGCCTGCGCGATGAGGTCCTCCGCCTCGAGGGCGTCCGCAAGCTCGTCTCCGACGACGACGGCTTCCTCCTCGCCCTGGCACTCGCCGAGACGACCGACGCCCTCGGGTCCCTGGCCCGCGCCGTGGCCGGACTCGGCCGGCGGTGCTCCGACCCAGCGCTGCAGCGGTTCGACGCCGCGTTCGCGGATCTGGTCAAGACCGGCGCCGACCCCCACGGGTTCGAGTACGCGGGGCGGAAGATGGAGCGCAAGGTCAAGAAGATGGAGCGGTTTGTCGCCGCGGGCGCCGACCTGTACCACGAGCTCGAGGTGCTGGCGGAGCTGGAGCAGGGGCTGCTCCGGTTGCTGGCCAACCCCGACGCCGGCGGCCGCCACCAGGCCAGCGTCGCCGATTTCAAGCACAAGGTcatgtggcagcggcagcaggtgaaGTACCTGCGCGAGGCCTCGCTGTGGGTCAGGACCTACGACTACGCCGTCCGCCTGCTGAGCCGATCCCTGTTCTCGATCGTCGGAAGGATCAGGCAAGTCTTCGGGTTCCCGACGAAGACAGAAGCCACCGGGTGGTCCGGCGGCCGCCGAAAGCCCGCCGCCCGGCTCTCCCGCAGCCACTCCATCGCCGGCCTGATGCCCTCCCCCGGCCACTCATCCGACGGCAACATGGTCCGCTTGTTCGCCTCCGGGCCGCACGCTGTCCCTCAGCACGAAACCAGATCCGGGCCTATAGCTACCAGCAGCGGAGCATTGGCCGGGCAGTGTCCACCTCCCAGGATCGGCCTGCCTCCTCCCGCTCGAAAGCGCCATAATTCTCGAACCAAGTGGCCGGTCGGCGGCAGAACATTCGGTGGGTGTATGGTCGGTGGCAATGAGCCAGCAGTCCTGCAGAGCTGCATCCCCATGGACACCGCCCTCCGGAAGCCAAATGTGACGCCATTGACTCCTCCCGGAGCTGATGCTGCAAGCCCTGAGACCAGCGTAAACATGTTCGACATGATCGAACCCAGGTTCCAGTTGCTGAATGCTCCAGCCACCACCCTCGGCGCCGCAGCTCTAGCTCTGCACTACGCCAACGTGATCATCGTCATCGAGAAGCTTGCGGCCTCCCCCCATTTGATCGGCCCCGACGCCAGAGATGACCTCTACAGCATGCTAACCACAAGCATAAAAGCAGCCCTCAGAGCGAGGCTGAAATCGTACGCCAAGAACTTGGCTTCATCCATTTACGATCCAGTTCTTGCAGCGGAGTGGAGTGCGGCGGTGACAAGGATACTGGACTGGCTGGCACCGCTCGCCCATAACACGATCCGATGGCAATCCGAGAGGAGCTTCGAGCAGCAGAGCTTGGTCTCCAACTCTAACGTTCTTCTGCTGCAGACGCTCTATTTTGCGGACCAAAGGAAGGCGGAGGACGCCATTACTGAGCTGCTCGTTGGTTTGAACTACTTGTGGAGATACGGAAGAGAATTGAATGCGAAAGCCATGTTGGAGTGCGTCAGCAGCAGAAACTTCGATGACTGTCTGCAGATACAGGCTTGTCCAGCAATCCAAGACACTGCTTAA